The following coding sequences lie in one Desulfurococcus sp. genomic window:
- the rrp42 gene encoding exosome complex protein Rrp42: MSVTPSREPLLPRSQVENILRSLRKGERVDGRGLSDYRRIDVILNPIPKASGSSLVRLGGTQVLVGVKLELGEPFEDRPNEGVLQVHAEFVPLASSSFEPGPPDENSIEVARVIDRSLREPKAVKLEDLVLEAGRTVWVIFNDIYLLDHQGNIIDASMLASMLALASARIPKAIKTEDGYRVDYNETTGKLPVNTLVATVTMGIYGDTVVVDPLLEEEAVLDSFITIAVDEAGRICGIQKRGLTGLSRRVLENAVDTAVSKGRELIDLMRKVLNNPEEYMKPLAFE, from the coding sequence ATGAGTGTCACACCAAGCAGGGAACCCCTATTACCGCGGTCGCAGGTTGAAAACATACTGAGATCCCTGAGGAAGGGTGAGAGAGTAGATGGGAGAGGGTTAAGCGACTACAGGCGGATAGATGTAATATTAAACCCAATACCTAAGGCTTCAGGTAGCTCCCTGGTAAGACTCGGCGGCACCCAAGTACTAGTAGGCGTTAAACTAGAGCTGGGAGAACCCTTCGAGGACCGGCCGAACGAGGGAGTCCTCCAGGTGCACGCGGAGTTTGTTCCACTAGCATCATCATCCTTCGAGCCCGGGCCTCCGGACGAGAACTCGATTGAAGTAGCTAGAGTAATCGATAGATCCCTAAGAGAACCGAAGGCTGTGAAACTAGAAGATCTAGTCTTAGAGGCAGGGAGAACAGTGTGGGTTATCTTCAACGATATATACCTGCTAGATCATCAAGGCAATATTATTGATGCAAGCATGCTGGCATCTATGCTGGCCTTAGCATCTGCTAGAATACCTAAAGCTATCAAAACTGAAGACGGCTACCGAGTTGACTATAATGAGACAACTGGTAAGCTACCAGTAAACACTCTTGTTGCAACAGTAACAATGGGGATCTATGGTGACACCGTGGTAGTAGACCCCTTACTAGAAGAGGAGGCTGTCCTTGACTCGTTCATCACAATAGCTGTAGATGAAGCTGGAAGGATCTGTGGGATACAGAAGAGGGGTTTAACTGGTTTATCGAGGAGGGTTCTCGAGAATGCTGTAGATACAGCGGTATCCAAGGGTAGGGAGCTCATAGATTTAATGAGGAAAGTATTAAATAACCCTGAGGAATACATGAAGCCATTAGCATTCGAGTAG
- the psmA gene encoding archaeal proteasome endopeptidase complex subunit alpha codes for MPGCIKEMLGTGEWCRSMGFSMAAAYDRAITIFSPDGRIYQVEYAFEAVRRGWTTIGLRTKSAAIVAAEKRKITSLVDEKTVQKIFKVDDHIGASYAGMAGDGRILVSYAISQALLHRFYYDEPAPVEYITKLVCDFKQAYTQHAGVRPFGVAMIFAGVDDGGTQLYMTEPSGRYLSYYATAIGEKSNVVLEFLEKNYSYNLDTRESLKLAVQTLAGIVEARPYESYMEIGYVDVESKQFKILSEKDIRMLIEELEKEGKLKSQ; via the coding sequence ATGCCTGGCTGCATTAAGGAGATGCTAGGAACTGGAGAGTGGTGTAGAAGCATGGGTTTCTCCATGGCTGCAGCGTATGATAGGGCGATAACAATATTCTCGCCTGACGGGAGAATATACCAGGTAGAATATGCGTTCGAGGCTGTAAGGAGAGGGTGGACTACTATAGGCTTGAGAACTAAGAGTGCTGCGATCGTAGCAGCCGAGAAGAGGAAGATCACATCGCTTGTAGATGAAAAGACTGTCCAGAAGATCTTCAAGGTGGATGACCACATAGGAGCCAGCTACGCTGGGATGGCTGGTGATGGAAGAATCCTTGTAAGTTATGCTATAAGCCAGGCACTACTACATAGATTCTACTATGATGAGCCGGCACCTGTGGAGTACATTACGAAGCTGGTATGTGATTTCAAGCAGGCTTACACTCAGCATGCTGGTGTAAGACCTTTCGGAGTTGCAATGATCTTCGCTGGAGTAGATGACGGGGGGACACAGCTCTATATGACTGAGCCTAGTGGCAGGTATCTCAGCTACTATGCTACAGCAATAGGAGAGAAGAGTAATGTAGTACTTGAATTCCTCGAGAAGAACTACTCGTACAATCTTGACACCCGTGAATCCCTGAAGCTTGCCGTCCAGACTCTAGCAGGAATAGTTGAGGCTAGACCCTACGAGAGCTACATGGAGATCGGGTATGTCGACGTTGAATCTAAACAATTCAAGATACTCTCGGAGAAAGATATTAGGATGCTCATAGAGGAGCTCGAAAAAGAAGGCAAATTAAAGAGCCAGTAG
- a CDS encoding ribosomal biogenesis protein, with translation MLLISTSHRPSQRTRSFTKDLASLIPYSARITRGKMRLSDLAAEAYRRGLQYILIVCESRGNPSQLLVYRIEASTGLFQVSRYAVIKLKGVRLSRENPLSTRVYNPRSIGIDYENCTTDLCFTLADLLLAIFFKVLGNQPDVKVVLEDGEAVTMRFYSSVNRQVGPLIKVREVTVYK, from the coding sequence TTGCTACTAATATCGACATCCCATAGGCCATCCCAGAGGACTAGGTCTTTTACTAAGGATCTCGCTTCACTAATACCGTACTCTGCAAGGATTACACGGGGTAAAATGAGGCTCAGCGATCTCGCTGCAGAAGCCTATCGGCGTGGCCTCCAGTATATTCTAATCGTATGTGAGAGCCGTGGAAACCCCTCACAGCTATTAGTCTACAGGATTGAAGCATCTACAGGATTGTTCCAGGTGAGTAGGTATGCAGTCATCAAGTTAAAGGGAGTAAGGCTCTCCAGGGAGAATCCCTTGTCGACTAGAGTGTATAATCCTAGAAGCATTGGTATTGATTATGAGAATTGCACGACCGACTTATGTTTTACTCTAGCAGACCTACTACTAGCTATATTCTTTAAGGTGCTCGGGAACCAGCCTGACGTTAAAGTCGTTTTAGAGGATGGTGAGGCTGTTACTATGAGATTCTATAGTTCTGTAAACCGTCAAGTCGGCCCTTTAATCAAGGTTAGAGAGGTGACTGTATATAAGTAA
- a CDS encoding prefoldin subunit beta produces the protein MSEKSLPPEIQQMLVQYQTLREHQVRIDAELKLVEAELSDIESILDTLKNTSDDVELYKALGHVIIKKSKAEVVKELEDRKELLIVKRDKYRKQLDFVNKQVSELEAKIKEALSKHGLTASR, from the coding sequence TTGAGCGAGAAGAGTCTTCCACCAGAGATCCAGCAGATGCTAGTCCAGTATCAAACCCTCCGTGAACACCAGGTTAGAATAGATGCAGAGTTAAAGCTTGTTGAAGCAGAGTTAAGCGACATAGAGAGCATTCTGGATACACTGAAAAACACGAGCGATGACGTTGAGCTTTACAAGGCACTCGGCCACGTGATCATAAAGAAGAGTAAGGCTGAAGTAGTAAAAGAACTTGAGGATAGAAAAGAGCTCTTAATAGTGAAGAGAGATAAGTACCGTAAGCAACTAGACTTCGTTAACAAGCAGGTCAGCGAGCTCGAAGCTAAGATAAAGGAGGCTTTAAGTAAGCATGGCCTCACAGCCAGCCGGTAG
- a CDS encoding exosome protein gives MAGSREKAGGVAPHVVELSAFCHATEDCGRVRSSILNLLPPSLRDGVILTEETTTGYYGNRITVFRARILEQCEEVLRYISSIMDETSKSILRVSIHLRFDQKARRLTLRFSKQDAFMGKARLLDSDDVVKIVVHFKGVRDTGRLLEYLEELGVASSPSKSP, from the coding sequence ATGGCAGGTAGTAGAGAGAAAGCAGGAGGAGTAGCACCACATGTTGTTGAGCTCTCAGCATTCTGCCATGCAACAGAGGATTGCGGGAGGGTACGCTCCTCTATACTGAATCTTCTACCCCCGAGTCTACGCGATGGGGTTATACTCACTGAGGAAACAACTACAGGATACTATGGGAACAGGATAACAGTTTTTAGAGCGAGAATACTAGAGCAGTGCGAGGAGGTTTTACGTTATATTTCATCGATAATGGATGAAACCAGCAAGTCTATTCTAAGAGTTTCAATACACTTACGCTTCGACCAAAAAGCAAGAAGGTTAACGTTGAGGTTCAGCAAGCAAGATGCCTTCATGGGTAAAGCGAGACTACTAGACTCCGATGATGTAGTTAAAATAGTAGTCCACTTCAAGGGAGTTAGAGATACTGGAAGACTACTCGAGTACCTGGAGGAACTAGGCGTGGCTTCAAGCCCCTCGAAGTCTCCTTAA
- a CDS encoding ribonuclease P yields the protein MFIDVNVAKCNEQILRVAERLGYSYLACSSMHNGFTGRVKAVGRVVVKAESVSELKRVLAGDLQGYVSIVPLTVSTARWSSHDGRIDSIMMTGENLELFDKKQFRTMKIYRKPLEVSMRDLTSLSGSEGGRFYRRLNLAVRMGVQLVVGSGAEDWWDLLHPRVIVSFLKVAYDIPETKALMSITATPAQIMASKTTIRNNTVR from the coding sequence GTGTTCATCGATGTAAATGTTGCCAAGTGTAACGAGCAGATTTTAAGAGTAGCTGAGAGGCTTGGATACAGCTACTTAGCGTGTAGTAGCATGCATAACGGCTTCACGGGGAGAGTTAAAGCAGTAGGGAGGGTAGTAGTTAAGGCTGAAAGTGTCAGTGAACTCAAGAGGGTACTTGCAGGAGACCTTCAAGGCTACGTTTCAATAGTGCCGTTAACAGTCAGCACTGCGAGATGGAGTTCTCACGATGGAAGGATAGATTCAATTATGATGACTGGTGAGAACTTAGAGCTATTCGATAAGAAGCAGTTTAGAACCATGAAGATCTATAGGAAGCCGCTTGAAGTATCCATGAGGGATCTTACTTCTCTCAGTGGGAGTGAAGGCGGTAGATTCTATAGGAGGCTGAATCTAGCTGTTAGAATGGGCGTGCAACTAGTAGTAGGCTCCGGAGCTGAGGACTGGTGGGATCTTCTCCATCCTCGTGTAATAGTAAGCTTCCTTAAAGTAGCCTACGATATACCGGAAACCAAGGCTTTAATGTCCATTACAGCCACGCCAGCCCAGATCATGGCTTCCAAGACTACTATCCGCAATAATACTGTTCGGTAG
- a CDS encoding 50S ribosomal protein L37ae has translation MGRTKIVGIAGRYGTRYGSTLRKKVRDILEKRYADHTCPFCGHSGRVVRVSTGVWMCKKCGAKWAGGAYLPKTEAAKLFPSVIVRE, from the coding sequence ATGGGTAGAACAAAGATTGTAGGTATTGCGGGAAGATATGGAACTCGGTATGGTTCAACACTCAGGAAGAAAGTACGTGATATACTAGAGAAGAGGTATGCTGATCACACGTGCCCGTTCTGCGGGCATTCAGGCAGAGTTGTAAGAGTATCAACCGGTGTATGGATGTGTAAGAAGTGTGGTGCTAAATGGGCTGGAGGAGCATACCTACCGAAAACTGAGGCCGCGAAACTATTCCCAAGTGTTATTGTAAGGGAGTAA
- a CDS encoding 50S ribosomal protein L15e codes for MSRSMYHYIAEAWRKAWSGEDRELRDLLREKLVEWRREPSVVRVEKPSRLDRARSLGYKAKVGFVIARVRIRKGGLNRPRPDSGRRPKRMGVYGYSPAKSARLIAEERAARKFPGLEVLNSYYVAEDGRYIWYEVILVDPHHPSICNDPDVGWICEPQHRGRVFRGLTSAGKKMRGLRKSRGLKGTVKYKWKRKQKERELKKRHEASRGAREPWQVVERKQEE; via the coding sequence ATGAGTAGAAGCATGTACCACTATATAGCTGAGGCCTGGAGGAAGGCTTGGAGTGGAGAGGATAGAGAGCTTAGAGACCTCTTAAGAGAGAAGTTAGTAGAGTGGAGGAGAGAGCCATCTGTAGTTAGAGTGGAGAAGCCTTCAAGACTAGATAGAGCGAGATCCCTAGGGTATAAGGCTAAGGTAGGCTTCGTCATAGCGAGAGTTAGAATTAGAAAAGGAGGTTTGAACAGGCCTAGACCTGATAGTGGTAGAAGACCTAAGAGAATGGGTGTCTACGGCTACTCTCCAGCTAAGAGCGCAAGGCTTATAGCTGAGGAGAGAGCGGCTAGAAAATTCCCCGGCCTCGAAGTCCTCAACAGCTACTATGTTGCCGAGGATGGAAGATACATTTGGTATGAAGTAATACTAGTAGACCCCCACCACCCATCAATCTGCAACGATCCTGATGTAGGCTGGATATGTGAGCCTCAGCATAGAGGTAGAGTGTTCAGAGGGCTTACAAGCGCAGGCAAGAAGATGAGAGGATTGAGAAAGAGCCGTGGACTTAAAGGCACGGTTAAATACAAGTGGAAGCGTAAGCAGAAGGAGAGAGAGCTGAAGAAGCGCCACGAAGCCAGTAGAGGAGCCCGCGAGCCATGGCAGGTAGTAGAGAGAAAGCAGGAGGAGTAG
- a CDS encoding ribosome assembly factor SBDS, whose product MKDKLVIARYESKGHRFEVLVDPELALKIKEGKQVNIDDVLAGDFVYKDVRKGLKASPESMREVFGTDDPRVVALEVIKHGELQLTAEQRRRIIEEKKMQVLNLIARNAIDPKTKLPIPVKRLELAMEQARVSIDPYKPAEQQLEHVVSQLARVIPIKIAKAYVAVRIPGEYASRAFRQLQSIGVVKKTQWREDGSLYAEIEIPAGLQQELIDKVNALSKGSGEVKILSVG is encoded by the coding sequence GTGAAAGATAAACTTGTCATCGCACGCTACGAGTCTAAAGGGCATAGATTCGAGGTCCTCGTGGATCCAGAGCTAGCCCTCAAGATTAAGGAGGGGAAGCAGGTTAACATTGACGATGTGCTTGCAGGAGACTTCGTCTACAAAGATGTAAGAAAAGGGTTGAAGGCATCCCCGGAATCCATGAGAGAAGTCTTTGGAACAGATGACCCTAGAGTAGTCGCCCTAGAAGTCATAAAGCATGGTGAGCTGCAGTTAACAGCTGAGCAGAGAAGAAGGATTATAGAAGAGAAGAAGATGCAGGTACTCAACCTGATCGCTAGAAACGCTATTGACCCTAAAACAAAGCTTCCAATCCCAGTGAAGAGATTGGAGCTAGCCATGGAGCAGGCTAGAGTATCCATAGATCCATACAAGCCTGCTGAACAACAGTTAGAGCACGTGGTCTCCCAGCTAGCTAGAGTAATACCAATAAAGATCGCGAAGGCCTATGTAGCTGTGAGAATACCTGGAGAGTACGCTTCTAGAGCATTCAGGCAGCTTCAATCCATTGGAGTCGTGAAGAAGACTCAGTGGCGTGAGGATGGCAGCCTGTACGCTGAGATAGAGATACCTGCAGGACTGCAACAGGAGCTGATAGATAAAGTTAACGCTTTAAGTAAGGGTAGTGGTGAAGTCAAGATACTAAGCGTCGGGTGA
- a CDS encoding ribonuclease P, protein MILVNTGGLDSMDTLEGLVIAVLALSLFSLVLAIKAYRKAGSVLKASRALAEAEREGKPIKLRKRYIAFTLSCSKPVSRRAFEKTFTEVFARYFGESTLSKASPQLILFLEEEQRGIVRVSHLYRDHAVAVLGLLKSIGDAKCIVIPLRTCGTLKKCREAVEAG, encoded by the coding sequence TTGATTCTAGTTAATACAGGTGGACTGGACTCCATGGACACTCTAGAAGGACTAGTAATTGCAGTGCTCGCCTTATCCCTCTTCTCGCTAGTCTTAGCTATTAAAGCGTACAGGAAGGCCGGCAGCGTGCTGAAAGCCAGCCGCGCGCTTGCTGAGGCTGAGAGAGAGGGGAAGCCTATTAAATTGAGGAAACGCTATATAGCCTTCACGCTGTCATGTAGTAAGCCTGTTAGTAGGAGAGCCTTCGAGAAAACTTTCACTGAAGTCTTCGCTAGGTACTTCGGTGAAAGCACTCTCAGCAAGGCTTCACCCCAGCTAATCTTATTCTTGGAGGAAGAGCAGAGAGGAATAGTAAGAGTTAGCCATCTCTACCGAGATCACGCTGTAGCAGTACTAGGCTTGCTCAAATCGATCGGTGATGCAAAATGCATTGTGATACCGTTAAGGACTTGTGGAACACTAAAGAAGTGTAGAGAAGCCGTTGAAGCCGGGTGA
- the rrp41 gene encoding exosome complex exonuclease Rrp41, with amino-acid sequence MSGKPVLIREDGLRIDGRRPDELRPIRIAIGVLRNANGSALVEYGGTKALAAVYGPREALPKHISLPDRAVLRVRYHMAPFSTTERKSPAPTRREIELSKVIREALESLVFTSQFPRASIDVFIEILQADGGTRTAGLTAASLALADAGIPMKDLAIGVAVGKVNGVLVLDINEVEDEYGEADLPVGIAPNLGEIVLFQLNGVLTRDELKQALDMAFKGVEEIYKVAKEAISSRYLKMLEAVS; translated from the coding sequence ATGAGCGGTAAGCCAGTACTAATTAGAGAGGATGGTTTAAGAATTGATGGGAGGAGACCAGACGAGCTCCGCCCCATAAGAATAGCGATCGGAGTGTTAAGAAACGCTAATGGAAGTGCTCTCGTCGAGTACGGTGGTACAAAGGCTTTAGCAGCCGTTTATGGTCCACGGGAGGCTTTACCCAAGCATATAAGCCTACCTGATAGAGCAGTACTGAGAGTAAGATACCATATGGCTCCATTCTCAACAACCGAGCGTAAGTCACCAGCGCCAACTAGAAGGGAGATAGAGCTATCTAAGGTTATACGTGAAGCCCTTGAATCCCTTGTATTTACATCCCAGTTCCCGAGGGCCAGCATAGATGTATTCATAGAGATACTGCAGGCTGATGGAGGCACGAGGACAGCCGGGCTAACAGCAGCGTCACTCGCTCTAGCCGATGCAGGGATACCAATGAAGGATCTAGCGATAGGTGTCGCAGTGGGTAAGGTTAACGGCGTGCTAGTCTTAGATATCAACGAGGTAGAAGACGAGTACGGGGAGGCTGATCTACCAGTGGGTATAGCTCCCAACTTAGGTGAAATAGTATTATTCCAGCTGAATGGTGTTTTAACGAGAGATGAACTTAAGCAGGCTTTGGATATGGCTTTCAAAGGAGTAGAGGAAATATACAAGGTTGCCAAGGAGGCTATTTCCAGCAGGTATTTAAAGATGCTTGAAGCAGTAAGCTGA
- the rrp4 gene encoding exosome complex RNA-binding protein Rrp4: MKILVADRQLVRPGDCLAILNESVSELKRYPEKHVYVIGNKVISDVLGIVYVENEDLNVIPLEGVYYPRKDDLVIGVISGIGVTAWSVDIRAPYKAVLPGQDVVEGFNPIIHNLKNYLDIGDYVLAKIAVFDRTRDPVLTTRGKGLGKITEGVVVEVKPSKVARLIGRRGSMYNILTSTTGCDITIAQNGYVWLKCKDEYTTKVLIDTIKLIELKAHIRGLTEEVRSTLESKLRG; the protein is encoded by the coding sequence TTGAAGATCCTAGTAGCTGATAGACAGCTAGTGCGGCCCGGCGACTGCCTCGCCATACTTAATGAAAGCGTTAGCGAGTTAAAGAGGTATCCCGAGAAGCACGTATATGTGATCGGTAATAAAGTGATAAGCGATGTCCTCGGCATAGTCTACGTTGAAAACGAGGATTTAAACGTGATACCTCTTGAAGGCGTATATTACCCTAGAAAAGATGACCTAGTCATTGGAGTTATAAGCGGGATAGGCGTGACAGCATGGAGTGTTGATATAAGAGCCCCCTACAAGGCTGTTCTCCCAGGACAGGATGTCGTAGAGGGGTTCAATCCTATAATCCACAACTTAAAGAACTATCTAGATATAGGCGACTACGTTCTAGCTAAAATAGCCGTATTCGATAGAACGAGAGACCCTGTTTTAACCACTAGGGGGAAAGGTTTAGGGAAGATCACAGAGGGTGTTGTCGTTGAGGTTAAACCAAGCAAGGTAGCACGTTTAATTGGGAGGAGGGGTAGCATGTATAATATTCTCACCTCTACAACAGGTTGTGATATAACAATAGCTCAGAATGGTTATGTATGGTTGAAGTGTAAGGATGAATACACTACTAAGGTTTTAATAGACACGATAAAGCTTATTGAGTTAAAGGCGCATATACGTGGTCTCACCGAGGAGGTGCGGTCTACTCTAGAGTCTAAGTTGAGGGGGTAG